A single window of Thermodesulfobacteriota bacterium DNA harbors:
- a CDS encoding alcohol dehydrogenase catalytic domain-containing protein has product MRALVFDKDLRFIEDHLAPAAADGEALVRVTLAGICATDLELVKGYMGFKGVLGHEFTGVVEECADPALKGKRVVGEINVPCDRCGLCKKGMGNHCPERTVLGILGRDGAFAEYLTLPERNLHIVPDSVTDEEAVFTEPLAAAFEIIEQVDLGFNDRVCVLGDGRLGLLVAQVLSLTGSELLAIGKHPDKLELLGMLGIRTALLEEFSEIKKSFDIVVDCTGRAGGGGGLEMAISLVRPRGTVVLKTTVAESGPIDLNRLVIDEITVVGSRCGPFPPAIRALEEDKVDVRPLINKRFPLEDGVEAFKYAATPGVLKVLLES; this is encoded by the coding sequence ATGCGCGCGCTCGTATTCGATAAAGATCTCAGGTTCATTGAAGACCACCTTGCCCCCGCTGCGGCGGACGGCGAGGCGCTCGTGCGGGTCACGCTCGCCGGCATATGCGCCACGGACCTGGAACTCGTAAAGGGCTACATGGGCTTTAAGGGGGTCCTGGGCCACGAGTTCACGGGTGTGGTGGAGGAGTGCGCGGACCCGGCGCTCAAGGGTAAGAGGGTCGTCGGAGAGATAAACGTTCCCTGCGACAGGTGCGGCCTCTGTAAGAAGGGGATGGGCAACCACTGTCCGGAGCGGACCGTACTCGGCATACTCGGGCGTGACGGCGCCTTCGCCGAATATCTAACCCTCCCGGAGAGGAACCTCCATATCGTGCCGGACTCGGTCACGGACGAGGAGGCCGTCTTTACAGAGCCCCTTGCCGCAGCCTTCGAGATAATAGAGCAGGTTGATCTCGGCTTCAACGACAGGGTCTGCGTCCTCGGTGACGGAAGGCTCGGGCTTCTCGTGGCGCAGGTGCTGTCGCTAACGGGCTCAGAACTTCTGGCAATCGGAAAACACCCGGACAAGCTCGAACTACTCGGCATGTTGGGGATACGGACCGCGCTGCTCGAAGAGTTCAGCGAGATAAAGAAATCATTCGATATTGTTGTTGATTGTACCGGCAGGGCCGGGGGGGGTGGGGGGCTTGAGATGGCGATCTCGCTCGTTCGCCCGAGGGGCACGGTCGTACTTAAGACCACCGTGGCCGAGTCGGGCCCTATAGACCTTAACCGGCTCGTCATAGACGAGATAACCGTCGTGGGTTCCCGCTGCGGGCCGTTCCCCCCGGCCATAAGGGCGCTCGAAGAGGATAAGGTCGACGTGCGGCCGCTAATTAATAAAAGATTCCCGCTTGAAGACGGGGTCGAGGCGTTTAAGTACGCCGCAACTCCGGGGGTACTGAAAGTGCTCCTTGAGAGTTAA
- a CDS encoding Na/Pi cotransporter family protein: MTSLTILSFFGGIMLLLYGMKVVGQGLQKAAGAKLRGFLLTATNNRFKGVAVGAATTALMQSSSATTVMLVGFVGSGLMGLAETMGVILGADIGTTLTVQLLAFKVYDYAVGMIGVGLAIRFMAGSGPLREGGHVLLGFGFVFLSLKILMDAFAPLAEDPVMGEIILGVGRDPLAGIIVAALLTAVFQSSAATLGLAITAAHSGVLTIDAAMPIVLGANIGTCSTAVLSSMGAPVDAKRVALAHILFKVLGVIIVLPFLGVFTDLVAAVSSDPARQVAFAHTVFNIAIAVTFLPFTGPFTRLVQYLLPQRVEERRFGPRYLDPLVLTSSSLALGQATREALRLADIVQEMLRSSIEVFKRDDKGLVEKLEETDNDVDLLDREIKLYLAKLSRESLSEEQVRRELEIMAFTNNLENIGDVIDKNLMDLARKKIKKQHSFSEEGTGEIAELHAKVMENFELGVAAFTSSDPELARRLLDHKAKIAGLEREMREAHIERLHRGLKESMDTSSIHLDVLSNLKRINSYITNVAYQIVERERKE; the protein is encoded by the coding sequence ATGACTTCACTGACCATACTCAGCTTCTTCGGCGGCATAATGCTGCTGCTTTACGGCATGAAGGTCGTGGGGCAGGGGCTGCAGAAGGCCGCCGGAGCGAAGCTCCGGGGCTTTCTCCTTACGGCCACGAATAACCGCTTTAAGGGCGTGGCCGTGGGCGCGGCCACAACCGCGCTCATGCAGAGCTCGAGCGCGACGACCGTAATGCTCGTGGGCTTCGTCGGCTCCGGGCTTATGGGCCTTGCCGAGACCATGGGCGTCATACTCGGCGCGGATATAGGCACCACGCTCACCGTCCAGCTCCTCGCCTTCAAGGTATACGACTACGCGGTCGGGATGATAGGCGTGGGCCTGGCCATTCGCTTCATGGCCGGGAGCGGGCCGCTCAGGGAAGGGGGGCACGTGCTTCTCGGCTTCGGCTTCGTATTCCTCTCGCTTAAGATACTCATGGATGCGTTTGCGCCGCTGGCCGAAGACCCGGTCATGGGCGAGATTATCCTCGGCGTCGGCCGCGACCCGCTGGCGGGCATAATAGTAGCCGCCCTCCTTACCGCCGTATTCCAGTCCTCCGCCGCCACGCTCGGGCTGGCCATAACGGCCGCGCACTCCGGGGTCCTGACCATAGACGCGGCAATGCCCATAGTGCTCGGCGCGAACATAGGCACCTGCTCCACGGCTGTCCTTTCGAGCATGGGTGCGCCCGTGGACGCGAAGAGGGTGGCGCTCGCGCACATACTATTCAAGGTGCTCGGCGTCATAATCGTCCTGCCCTTTCTCGGTGTCTTTACGGACCTCGTGGCCGCGGTGAGCTCGGACCCGGCAAGGCAGGTCGCCTTCGCGCACACCGTCTTCAACATAGCTATAGCCGTGACGTTCCTGCCCTTCACCGGGCCTTTTACCCGTCTTGTGCAGTACCTTCTTCCCCAGAGGGTCGAGGAAAGGAGGTTCGGCCCCAGGTACCTCGACCCGCTGGTCCTGACCTCGTCGTCGCTCGCGCTCGGGCAGGCCACGAGGGAGGCGTTAAGACTCGCCGATATCGTCCAGGAGATGCTGCGTTCCTCCATAGAGGTCTTCAAAAGGGACGATAAGGGCCTCGTCGAAAAGCTCGAAGAGACGGATAACGACGTGGACCTCCTCGACAGGGAGATAAAGCTCTACCTGGCAAAACTCTCCCGGGAGAGCCTCTCCGAGGAGCAGGTGCGGCGCGAGTTGGAGATAATGGCCTTCACAAACAACCTCGAAAACATAGGGGACGTGATAGACAAGAACCTTATGGACCTCGCGAGGAAGAAGATAAAGAAGCAGCACTCGTTCTCGGAGGAGGGGACGGGCGAGATAGCCGAGCTGCACGCGAAGGTAATGGAGAACTTCGAGCTCGGGGTGGCGGCCTTCACTTCGAGCGACCCGGAGCTCGCAAGGCGCCTCCTGGACCACAAGGCAAAGATCGCGGGGCTTGAGAGAGAGATGCGCGAGGCGCACATCGAGAGGCTTCACAGGGGGCTCAAGGAGTCCATGGATACGAGCTCCATACACCTCGACGTCCTCTCGAATCTAAAGAGGATAAACTCCTACATAACCAACGTCGCCTACCAGATTGTCGAACGGGAGCGCAAGGAGTAG
- a CDS encoding metallophosphoesterase — MVLPSLTRRQFLRYGTRLAVVGLAGKGFYNTTSYGIELTRVPVTLPNLPPVFKGFKIALLSDIHSSFIVSKGLIAEAARLAMGENPDLIVLGGDFISGETKLLSSSVGGFDRKYLDQCIEAFSTLEAPMGIFGVLGNHEFWSGEEALGVITEEFSKRLGVRWLRNESTALKKGDDKIDLLGIDDYWHGGSIIEAMKGVDEEGVRVLLSHNPDVNEEIDLLKERVDLVLSGHTHGGQICLPFFGAPFIPSNSGQKYRAGLVRDGERQTYITRGVGNLLAPIRLNALPEVAVVELG, encoded by the coding sequence GTGGTTCTTCCATCCCTGACGAGGCGGCAGTTTTTAAGGTACGGCACCCGGCTCGCGGTAGTGGGGCTCGCGGGGAAGGGCTTTTATAACACGACCTCATACGGTATAGAGCTGACGCGCGTTCCCGTAACGCTCCCGAACCTACCGCCCGTGTTCAAGGGTTTCAAAATCGCCCTCCTTAGCGACATCCATTCGTCCTTTATAGTGAGCAAGGGTCTTATAGCCGAGGCCGCGCGCCTTGCGATGGGAGAGAACCCCGACCTTATCGTCCTCGGCGGGGACTTTATCTCGGGAGAGACGAAGCTTTTATCTTCTTCTGTCGGTGGTTTCGATAGAAAGTATCTCGACCAATGCATCGAGGCGTTTTCAACCCTTGAGGCGCCGATGGGCATATTCGGGGTGCTGGGGAACCACGAGTTCTGGAGCGGGGAGGAGGCGCTGGGGGTGATAACCGAAGAGTTCTCCAAGCGGCTCGGGGTGAGGTGGCTGAGGAACGAGAGCACGGCGCTTAAGAAAGGCGATGATAAGATCGACCTCCTCGGCATAGACGACTACTGGCACGGCGGGTCGATTATAGAGGCGATGAAGGGTGTCGATGAGGAGGGGGTGAGGGTCTTACTTAGCCACAACCCGGACGTGAACGAGGAGATAGATCTACTTAAGGAGAGGGTGGACCTGGTGCTCTCGGGCCACACCCATGGTGGGCAGATATGCCTTCCGTTTTTCGGTGCGCCGTTTATCCCATCCAATAGCGGTCAGAAGTACCGGGCCGGTCTCGTCCGCGACGGCGAGCGCCAGACCTATATAACAAGAGGCGTTGGGAACCTGCTGGCCCCGATCCGCCTGAACGCCTTGCCCGAAGTTGCGGTGGTGGAGCTTGGGTAG
- a CDS encoding alpha/beta hydrolase, whose amino-acid sequence MRVNKNVLWTVVKIALAASFGYIIFINLYLYFFQESFIFLEIKATEESVGSVREKFPEAEEVRIKTPDGVTLHGWFLKNSEVGKKSSPLLLYFGGNGEEVSWNLSDRELYKGWSMALINYRGYGLSQGSPGEKELFDDALLIYDHFSKREGIDKEKIVAMGRSLGTGVAVHLAVERPLKGLILVSPYDSIVSVAKGHFPYVAVSTLLRHPFDALSLAPSVKAPMLALAARDDTIIPPTHSERLVESWGGEHTFHVIPGTDHNEIALTEEYRKSIREFLAGL is encoded by the coding sequence TTGAGAGTTAATAAGAACGTGCTCTGGACCGTCGTAAAGATAGCGCTCGCCGCTTCGTTCGGCTACATCATTTTCATAAACCTCTACCTCTACTTCTTTCAGGAGAGTTTTATTTTTTTAGAGATAAAGGCCACGGAAGAAAGCGTCGGGAGCGTCAGGGAAAAATTCCCCGAGGCCGAGGAGGTGAGAATAAAAACCCCGGACGGGGTGACGCTCCACGGGTGGTTCCTTAAGAACTCCGAAGTTGGGAAAAAAAGCTCCCCTCTCCTCCTCTACTTCGGCGGGAACGGCGAGGAGGTCAGCTGGAACCTCTCGGATAGGGAGCTATATAAGGGCTGGTCCATGGCGCTTATCAATTATAGAGGTTATGGCCTTAGCCAAGGAAGCCCCGGCGAGAAGGAGCTTTTCGACGACGCGCTCCTCATATACGACCACTTTTCCAAGAGGGAGGGTATAGACAAAGAAAAAATCGTGGCCATGGGCCGGAGCCTCGGCACGGGAGTGGCCGTGCATCTCGCCGTGGAGAGGCCGCTTAAGGGCCTGATCCTCGTCTCGCCCTACGACAGCATTGTGAGTGTCGCGAAGGGCCACTTCCCGTACGTGGCGGTCTCCACTCTCTTAAGGCACCCCTTCGACGCCCTCTCGCTCGCGCCTTCTGTAAAGGCCCCTATGCTGGCCCTTGCGGCCCGGGACGACACAATCATCCCTCCAACCCACTCCGAGCGGCTCGTCGAGAGCTGGGGCGGGGAGCATACGTTCCACGTAATCCCCGGTACCGACCATAACGAGATAGCGCTTACCGAAGAGTACCGGAAGAGTATAAGGGAGTTTCTGGCTGGCCTGTAG
- a CDS encoding protein-L-isoaspartate(D-aspartate) O-methyltransferase, whose translation MVETQLVPRGIKQPEVLHAMGAVPRHLFVEEGLESQAYADFPLPIGEGQTISQPFIVAYMTEALKLKGTEKVLEVGTGSGYQCAVLALVAERVFSIERISTLASRARRLLDELHCTNVVIEVGDGTLGLPREAPFDGIIVTAGSPEIPETYVEQLAPGGRLIIPVGGEFVQELVRVTRTAKG comes from the coding sequence ATGGTGGAGACCCAGCTCGTCCCCCGGGGGATAAAGCAGCCCGAGGTGCTTCATGCTATGGGTGCCGTGCCGAGGCACCTCTTCGTCGAGGAAGGGCTCGAATCCCAGGCCTACGCCGACTTCCCGCTTCCCATAGGCGAGGGGCAGACCATCTCGCAGCCCTTCATAGTCGCCTACATGACCGAGGCCCTTAAGCTCAAGGGCACGGAAAAGGTGCTCGAGGTGGGTACGGGCTCGGGCTACCAGTGCGCCGTGCTCGCGCTCGTCGCCGAGCGTGTTTTCTCCATAGAGAGGATATCCACCCTGGCCTCGCGCGCCAGGCGGCTCCTCGACGAACTCCACTGCACGAACGTTGTCATAGAGGTGGGCGACGGCACCCTTGGACTTCCCAGGGAGGCCCCCTTCGACGGGATAATAGTAACGGCCGGCTCGCCGGAGATACCCGAAACATACGTCGAGCAGCTCGCGCCCGGAGGGAGGCTCATCATTCCCGTGGGAGGGGAGTTCGTCCAGGAGCTTGTGAGGGTCACGAGGACCGCTAAAGG
- the sthA gene encoding Si-specific NAD(P)(+) transhydrogenase, with the protein MKNYDVLIVGSGPGGEKAAVQASKLGKSVAVIERSPYIGGAGLHTGTLPSKTLRETAVFLAAFKERAALGFQCTLGRDVALGELIHRKSEVIRKQMGVVIDQLSRNNIEVVYGEASFKDPHTLLVSTPEGGEGGEGGSEELRGEVIVLAPGTSPARPPGVPFEEDDIYDSDTILDLNKIPGSLTVVGGGVIGCEYACIFACLGVKVTLVEKRSEILGFADREIVESLMYWMRHSAITLRLGEEVVEIKKEKPGRVVTTLKSGKVIATEKLLYTMGRVGNTVALKLDRVGIEADKRGLLKVNGAFQTPVAHIYAVGDVIGFPSLASTSREQGRRAVCHAFEREGVTCEIPGYLPYGIYTIPEISMVGETEEALTEKGVSYETGSAFFHEVARGQISGDVHGMLKLIFDRETRKLLGVHIVCERASELIHIGQAVMNFGGTIDYFKDVVFNYPTLSDAYKQAAMNGLNKL; encoded by the coding sequence ATGAAGAACTACGACGTCCTCATAGTAGGCTCAGGTCCCGGTGGGGAGAAGGCAGCGGTGCAGGCCTCGAAGCTCGGCAAGTCCGTGGCCGTCATAGAGCGCAGTCCCTATATAGGCGGGGCCGGGCTGCATACCGGCACCCTTCCGAGCAAGACGCTCCGCGAGACGGCCGTCTTCCTCGCCGCCTTCAAGGAGAGGGCCGCCCTGGGTTTTCAGTGCACGCTCGGCAGGGACGTAGCCCTCGGCGAGCTCATCCACAGGAAGAGCGAAGTCATACGCAAGCAGATGGGCGTCGTAATCGACCAGCTGAGCAGGAATAATATCGAGGTGGTCTACGGCGAGGCCTCGTTCAAAGACCCGCATACCCTCCTTGTCAGTACCCCCGAGGGGGGGGAAGGGGGGGAAGGGGGGAGTGAGGAACTCCGTGGGGAGGTAATCGTGCTCGCGCCCGGCACCAGCCCTGCCAGGCCGCCGGGGGTGCCGTTCGAGGAAGACGATATTTACGACAGCGATACCATACTCGACCTGAACAAGATCCCCGGCTCGCTTACGGTGGTTGGCGGGGGGGTGATAGGCTGCGAATACGCCTGCATATTCGCCTGCCTCGGCGTGAAAGTTACGCTCGTCGAAAAGAGGTCTGAGATTCTCGGCTTCGCCGACAGGGAGATAGTCGAGAGCCTCATGTACTGGATGAGGCACTCGGCCATAACCCTGAGGCTCGGCGAAGAGGTCGTGGAAATAAAAAAAGAAAAGCCCGGCAGGGTGGTAACGACGCTCAAGAGCGGCAAGGTCATAGCCACGGAAAAACTCCTCTACACCATGGGGAGGGTGGGCAACACCGTCGCCTTGAAGCTCGACAGGGTAGGCATAGAGGCGGATAAGAGGGGCCTCCTCAAGGTGAATGGGGCCTTCCAGACCCCGGTCGCCCACATCTACGCCGTTGGCGACGTCATAGGTTTTCCCTCGCTTGCATCCACCTCCAGGGAGCAGGGCCGGAGGGCCGTATGCCATGCGTTCGAAAGGGAGGGGGTCACCTGCGAGATACCCGGCTACCTCCCTTACGGAATATACACCATCCCGGAGATATCCATGGTCGGCGAGACCGAAGAGGCCTTGACAGAAAAGGGGGTGTCCTACGAGACCGGCTCGGCCTTCTTCCACGAGGTGGCCAGGGGGCAGATAAGCGGCGACGTCCACGGCATGCTGAAACTCATATTCGACAGGGAGACGAGGAAACTCCTCGGCGTGCACATCGTCTGCGAGAGGGCTTCCGAGCTCATACACATCGGGCAGGCGGTGATGAACTTCGGCGGGACGATAGATTACTTCAAGGACGTCGTCTTCAACTACCCCACGCTCTCGGACGCCTACAAGCAGGCCGCCATGAACGGGCTGAATAAGCTTTAG
- a CDS encoding porin: MRVLLTGAAAVFFMLLLPCSAAMAESDIERLERKIDALMREVEALKAKEEVVGELKSEIEALKASDRDVETIRRAVSRMEESEQEMEELREEVASIRDRGFEFLDRTTIGGYGELHYNDYKSEDKDSSIDFHRFVLFFSHEINDWIRFDSEVELEHSLSGEGKSGEVELEQAYLDFMLSKRINVRAGLMLMPVGIMNETHEPPTFYGVERPDMDKKIIPTTWWEAGVGIYGEILPGLNYRLYGVSSLDASGFSASSGLRGGRQKVSKARAEDLALTGRLEYTGLPGLKIGGSFFWGDTSQNDDAYGDATVTILEGDVQASIWQFDFKGQYAHVYLDDAYEVSTANAEAVGEEMYGWYVEGGFRLLGLIFPESEQEFALFARYSEYDTQDEVASGFTADGKNDVEVLTIGLDYKPHPNIVIKLDYQDRDNDSSTIKAADQFNLGVGYWF, from the coding sequence ATGAGGGTACTTTTAACCGGGGCGGCGGCGGTGTTTTTTATGCTGCTTCTTCCGTGCTCCGCGGCAATGGCCGAGAGCGACATCGAGAGGCTCGAGCGCAAGATCGACGCGCTCATGCGGGAGGTCGAGGCATTGAAGGCCAAGGAGGAGGTGGTCGGCGAGCTTAAGAGCGAGATAGAAGCGCTCAAGGCGAGCGACAGGGACGTTGAGACGATAAGGAGGGCCGTAAGCCGGATGGAGGAGAGCGAGCAGGAGATGGAGGAGCTCCGCGAGGAGGTCGCCTCCATAAGGGACAGGGGTTTCGAGTTCCTCGACCGCACCACCATAGGCGGCTACGGCGAGCTCCACTATAACGACTACAAGAGCGAGGACAAGGACAGCTCCATAGACTTCCACCGCTTCGTGCTTTTCTTCTCGCACGAGATAAACGACTGGATAAGGTTCGACTCGGAGGTCGAGCTGGAGCACAGCCTCTCTGGAGAAGGCAAGAGCGGCGAGGTCGAGCTCGAGCAGGCCTACCTGGACTTCATGCTCTCCAAGCGGATAAACGTGAGGGCGGGGTTGATGCTCATGCCGGTGGGCATCATGAACGAGACGCACGAGCCGCCGACCTTCTACGGCGTCGAGCGCCCGGATATGGACAAGAAGATAATACCCACCACCTGGTGGGAGGCCGGCGTGGGCATATACGGCGAGATCCTGCCCGGGCTCAACTACAGGCTCTACGGCGTCTCAAGCCTCGACGCCTCGGGTTTTAGCGCCTCGAGCGGCCTGCGCGGCGGAAGGCAGAAGGTCTCGAAGGCCAGGGCCGAGGACCTCGCGCTTACCGGAAGGCTCGAATACACGGGCCTCCCGGGGCTTAAGATAGGCGGCTCGTTCTTCTGGGGCGATACGAGCCAGAACGACGACGCCTACGGCGACGCCACCGTTACCATCCTGGAAGGCGACGTCCAGGCCAGCATCTGGCAGTTCGACTTCAAGGGCCAGTACGCGCACGTCTATCTGGACGACGCGTACGAGGTAAGCACCGCCAACGCCGAGGCCGTGGGAGAGGAGATGTACGGCTGGTACGTCGAGGGCGGTTTTAGGCTGCTGGGCCTTATATTCCCGGAGAGCGAACAGGAGTTCGCGCTCTTCGCCCGCTACTCCGAGTACGACACGCAGGACGAGGTGGCCTCGGGCTTTACGGCCGACGGCAAGAACGACGTGGAGGTCCTGACGATCGGGCTTGATTACAAGCCCCATCCGAATATTGTCATCAAGTTGGACTACCAGGACCGCGACAACGACTCATCCACGATCAAGGCGGCGGACCAGTTCAACCTCGGAGTAGGTTACTGGTTTTAG
- a CDS encoding FMN-binding protein, with the protein MRGSGLLLAFFLAAAAPDAAAAAVREYATEQEVLERAFPGAEIEKKRLKISPGERERIEELIKGKYFKKSISFHIARKEGRTLGYATVPNEVGKTRRITFMVVMDRDGKVKSVDILVFRESHGYEIENPRWRKQFEGKTIEDPIRPRRDIKNISGATLSVRAVTRGVKKALAAFEVLRPRLEE; encoded by the coding sequence GTGCGCGGTTCAGGGTTATTGCTGGCTTTCTTTCTCGCGGCCGCGGCGCCGGACGCCGCGGCCGCGGCCGTGCGCGAGTACGCGACCGAGCAGGAGGTGCTGGAGCGTGCCTTCCCCGGAGCGGAGATTGAGAAGAAGAGGCTCAAGATATCCCCCGGGGAGAGGGAGCGGATAGAGGAGCTTATAAAGGGGAAGTACTTCAAAAAGAGTATCTCCTTCCATATTGCCCGAAAGGAGGGGAGGACGCTCGGCTACGCGACCGTGCCCAACGAGGTGGGCAAGACCAGGAGGATAACCTTTATGGTCGTAATGGACCGGGACGGTAAGGTAAAGAGCGTGGACATACTCGTCTTCAGGGAATCCCACGGCTACGAGATAGAGAACCCCCGTTGGCGGAAGCAGTTCGAGGGGAAGACCATTGAGGACCCCATAAGGCCCAGGCGCGACATAAAGAACATAAGCGGCGCTACTCTTTCGGTGCGCGCCGTCACAAGGGGGGTAAAGAAGGCGCTGGCGGCGTTCGAGGTCTTAAGGCCGAGGCTTGAGGAGTAG
- a CDS encoding methyltransferase domain-containing protein: MLQQNKELIEIIANCIDVPEPIYEFGSLQVAGQEEFADLRPYFPGKTYVGCDMREGTGVDLVMDVHSLDTESGSVGTVISIDTLEHVERFWTAVEEFHRVLRPDGLLVLTSVMKFGIHDHPHDFWRFTPDGFRSLTRNFATQLVLGVGEPGFPKVVAAVCFKGERSPETTEKLSKEFGVWKEKWDRKIVTRKSLMGKIKRAFGSS, from the coding sequence ATGCTGCAGCAGAATAAAGAGCTCATCGAGATTATCGCGAACTGCATCGACGTTCCCGAACCCATATACGAGTTCGGCTCCCTCCAGGTGGCCGGGCAGGAGGAGTTCGCCGACCTGCGCCCCTACTTCCCGGGCAAGACCTACGTCGGCTGCGACATGCGGGAGGGGACGGGCGTTGACCTGGTGATGGACGTGCACTCGCTTGATACCGAGTCCGGCTCGGTGGGGACCGTCATCTCCATCGACACCCTCGAACACGTCGAGAGATTCTGGACGGCCGTTGAGGAGTTCCACCGGGTGTTGAGGCCCGACGGTCTGCTAGTCCTGACCTCGGTCATGAAGTTCGGCATCCACGACCACCCCCACGACTTCTGGAGGTTTACCCCCGACGGTTTCAGAAGCCTTACCCGTAACTTCGCCACGCAGCTGGTCCTCGGCGTGGGAGAGCCGGGCTTTCCGAAAGTCGTGGCGGCGGTATGCTTCAAGGGGGAACGCTCTCCTGAGACAACGGAGAAGCTCTCAAAAGAGTTCGGGGTCTGGAAGGAGAAGTGGGACAGGAAGATAGTGACGAGGAAGTCGCTTATGGGGAAGATCAAGAGGGCCTTTGGGTCTTCCTGA
- the surE gene encoding 5'/3'-nucleotidase SurE, with amino-acid sequence MAKEKDIILVSNDDGIRSAGIRKLARALKPLGDVYVVAPDREKSAVSHSLTLHRPLRVERVGPNQYAVDGTPTDCVSLAINGGILPRKPSIVVSGINKGGNLGEDVSYSGTVSAAMEGTLLGVPSIAISLVAREKFDFTASAKFAVRVVKRVLKKGLPPDTLLNVNVPPVKKIKGYRITTQGKRTFGDTVTEKVDPRGRKYYWIGGEIIEWRGGKDSDFRAVAAGCVSITPVHLDMTNHSAIRGLKRWKF; translated from the coding sequence ATGGCAAAGGAAAAAGATATAATACTCGTCTCCAACGACGACGGCATACGCTCGGCGGGGATAAGGAAGCTCGCGCGGGCTTTGAAACCGCTCGGGGACGTGTACGTCGTCGCCCCGGACAGGGAGAAGAGTGCGGTCAGCCACTCCCTTACGCTCCACCGTCCCTTGAGGGTCGAGAGGGTCGGGCCGAACCAGTACGCCGTGGACGGCACGCCCACCGACTGCGTGAGCCTCGCGATAAACGGCGGGATACTTCCGCGGAAGCCTTCGATTGTCGTCTCCGGCATCAACAAGGGCGGCAACCTCGGCGAGGACGTAAGCTACTCGGGCACGGTGTCGGCGGCCATGGAGGGGACGCTTCTCGGCGTCCCGTCTATCGCTATCTCTCTCGTCGCGCGGGAAAAATTCGACTTCACCGCCTCGGCAAAGTTCGCAGTAAGGGTCGTAAAGAGGGTTTTAAAAAAGGGGCTTCCTCCCGATACGCTACTTAACGTGAACGTGCCGCCGGTAAAAAAAATAAAGGGCTACCGCATAACCACCCAGGGCAAGCGTACCTTCGGGGATACCGTGACCGAGAAGGTCGACCCCAGAGGCAGAAAGTACTACTGGATAGGCGGGGAGATAATCGAGTGGAGGGGAGGGAAGGACTCAGACTTCCGCGCGGTGGCGGCAGGCTGCGTCTCCATAACACCGGTACACCTCGACATGACCAACCACTCCGCTATAAGGGGGCTCAAGCGCTGGAAATTTTAA